The proteins below are encoded in one region of Brassica napus cultivar Da-Ae chromosome A6, Da-Ae, whole genome shotgun sequence:
- the LOC106375598 gene encoding uncharacterized protein LOC106375598, which translates to MDDLKENKNSPWLSVPQFGDWDQKGGTIPDYSMDFTKIREMRKQNKRDPSRASLGNEEDLINPFHNQPTSVDNTKPRLTTVHSDNNRTNTEFSHHQPLSPSTRRGIFSCFNCCVKA; encoded by the exons ATGGATGATCTAAAGGAG AACAAGAACTCGCCATGGCTATCAGTACCACAGTTTGGAGACTGGGATCAGAAAGGAGGAACCATTCCTGACTACTCAATGGATTTCACAAAGATCAGAGAGATGAGGAAACAGAACAAGAGAGATCCTTCTCGAGCCAGTCTTGGCAACGAAGAAGACCTCATTAACCCTTTTCATAACCAACCTACTTCAGTTGATAATACTAAGCCTAGACTCACGACTGTTCACAGCGACAACAACAGAACCAACACTGAGTTCTCTCACCACCAGCCACTTTCTCCATCT ACGAGGAGAGGAATCTTCAGCTGCTTCAACTGCTGCGTTAAAGCTTGA